One Heptranchias perlo isolate sHepPer1 chromosome 2, sHepPer1.hap1, whole genome shotgun sequence DNA segment encodes these proteins:
- the bet1 gene encoding BET1 homolog codes for MRRAGLGEGSAAYAGSGYSVYEEENDKLTEGLREKVTALKSLSIDIGTEVKYHNKMLDEMDTGFESTGGLLGATMGRLKHLSRGSQTKVICYMMLFAFFVFFVLYWVIKLR; via the exons ATGAGACGTGCGGGTTTGG GGGAAGGATCCGCTGCCTACGCTGGAAGTGGTTACAGTGTTTATGAAGAAGAAAATGATAAATTAACAGAGGGCCTTCGAGAAAAAGTGACTGCATTAAAATCA CTTTCCATTGATATTGGAACTGAAGTTAAATACCATAATAAAATGCTGGATGAAATG GATACAGGATTTGAATCTACAGGTGGACTGCTGGGAGCAACCATGGGTAGACTCAAACATTTATCTCGTGGGAGCCAAACAAAAGTGATATGCTACATGATGTTATTTGCATTTTTTGTATTCTTTGTACTCTATTGGGTTATTAAACTGAGGTGA